GTTATTGTTGGTTGGGTTACTAGTGCCTCCTGGATCATTCGGATCTTTTTGCAGGTCTGTGTCTGAGTCAAAAACATCCTCCTCTGATCCGATCACAGATGGAGgggaaaagaagctggaaaccTGTTTGATGAGGCCTCGTCCTCTCGCCCGCTGGTTGGGCTTGTTACCCTCGTTTTCACCTGTGGCTGATGATAAATGTCTCAGGTCTCTGGAGGACGGCCAGGAGATGGCCAAGCTTCCAAAATCAAACACAGAATCCAGAGACCTGGAAAAGAACCACAGTCTCTGTGTCCTCTGCTGCGGCACCGTCTGGGTCACATCTTCTTCATCGGCCACAGAGGATGTGCTTCTGACCTTCCTGTAGTTTTCAGTGTTGTCGATGGCTTCACTCACGCTCTGTGCCGCGGCCCGTCTCCTTGGTTTGGCATCGTCTCTGTTGAAGGCAGAGGACAGATGAGGGTTGGGGTTCCAGGGCACGAAGATGTCCTGTTTCTCGAATTTCCGTCGCTTCTGCTCCATGGCCCACACGTAGATCATGATGCGTCCACCAACTCGCAGAGTGCGAGCCATCTCCTTTATTGCCCGAATGCGACGCTCTTTGGTGGAAAAATGATGAATGACTGTGCAAAACACAGgcttttttcagaataaagaaAGATGGCGGGAAGATGTTTACAGTGCCCTGGGAAAGTATCTATTTTCTTTGAACcttctcacattttgtcttgttacaagCACCAACTTCAGTCTATTTAACTGGAATATGTGATTGACCTACACAAGTAGTGCACTTCAAGAGAAAGGAAgatgatttttaacatttttcttatcaatgaaaaaatctgaaaagtgtagcatAACTTTTTAGTTTAGGTTCTGAACTTGAATGTGCAAATCTAACTCTTAAACAtagctctggctgtgtgtttagAGTTATTGTCCTAATGGTAGGTGAACAGCAACCCGGGGCTCATATActcatgaaaatgaaaaaaataataagaatttaAAATAGCAAATTGGTTTGAGCCTTGGTGCTCTCTTGATGTCAACCCCCTTTACAAAAAAGatctgaacaaacaaacaaaagtgcCATTATTGTCTTTGTCTTGTTGAAATTCATTGCCGGTATTACATCAAATCCTTTGCTATTCAgtttaaacactgaaacactgcTTAGATTTAGAATATTACAGGATAACGTTCTTAGGATTGTAAAGGGCCTACAAAACCACCTACATGATTTGGGTGAATGATCATGTCTCAGGAGGTTTTTTCATTGTGAGTCTTCATTTTCATACAATAAGATTAATGAATCATGGCTTTTATTCTAGAGTATCAGAAAAAAGATGACGGAAAACACATGACACTTTCAGTTTCGAAAACCAATAACTTTCCTTTCTATTTTACAACAATGCACTCATTTGCTTTGGTCTTTCACCCAAGATCccaataaaactgaaatctgtggttgtaatgtgacaaaatattaaaagaaattcaacGGGTagatactttttcaaggcactaTTTGATCATTACGTGTCAACACTTGTAAGAAACAAAGCATGCCATGCACTAAGAGTACACACTGTAACTGTGTTTTTCACTGCTCCCCTAACTGAGCATAATATTACACCGTTGTTGGAGGACACATGAATTATTTCGCACTGTTGACTTGGCAACACATGGTGCTGTAAACTGATGTTTATCATTAGACATGGTAATGAAATTTACACCAAATGGCAGCTGCAGATGTTGAGCTCATGAATACGAAGGGATTAATAAGTTGTGTTAGTCATCTCTaactgtgtgtgtctgtgtgtgtgtgtccaatACCGGCTATAGAGAGCACAGCATCAAAGCAGCCGTCTCTGTAAGGCAAGCGCAGGCCGTCGCACATCTGGACCTCGTGTCCTTGGCTCCAAGCAaagtccaccagggggcgacaaACATCGCACCCCAGCTTGAACACCTCCTTGTTGATATGGAGGTATTTGCCATTGCCACAACCTGCCAAGGACGAAACagttaattatatatattaaaaaaaaacaacttacgAATAATATAAAAGACAAGAGGTTTCATTACATGAGGTATTCATGCTTATGTTGTATTTTAAGCctcttttaaatgtgaatgtAGACAAGAACAAAAAAGGACATTGCTTTAATTATCATGTCATCACATTTCTGAGGTGACACCCACCAATGTCAGCCACGATGCTCCCTGGAGGCAGGTCCAGCAGGAACTGTCGCACTTTCGGCCAGGCTTTGTAGCGGCTGTCATTGAAATATGGAGCAATCTTGTCGTAGACACTGTGCACATGGTCCCTCTCCAGTTGACTGGCAGCCTCCTCCATCATGTTTGTCGCGGCTGCCTCCTGCAGCCTCACAGCTTCATGGCTGTAATGACAAGAGCAACTAATTAAACTATCAAATATAGCGCACAGACTtagaactttttcacactttgtcaaTAATCAGTGCCAAATACTGGGATTAAACCTCTGAATAGTGTGGTGTACTTCTGTATTCAGTCCCCATGATATGCTATTTTGTAAGCCCACCTGTGAGCTGTAAGTACTgttgcaagtcttttggggtaCATGTCGATCAGCTTTGCACAAATAGAAACTAAACTTTTAGccttttctttgcaaaatagctcaaactcagtcagatttgaTGGTGAGCATCTATGAAAGTcaattttctcatttcaaaGATTCCCAATTGGATTTAGGTGTTAACATTGACTAGGCTACCTAACTTATTAGTTCAGGGGTGTTCAAAAGTGCAGCTGGGAGTCATTTATGGCCCTTGGACTGGTTTTGTGTGAGCCCCTCCCAAGTGCAGTTCAATACTGATACAAATTTGACCCATGCAGCACAAGACTTTATCtgtaatcaaaataaaattattaccaACATCATTTTCTTATTATGGAAAATATTGAGCGTAACACAaagtgttcatgtttttatgaacaTGAATAATAAATAGATTGTATAATAAATAGAACCATGTTTATCCAGAGACTAACTGAATACCCAACTTTGCGGTacccaaatcagcttttatttaattggcTACAGATAGCaagcattttgaaagaaagcaaAGTCCTGTTCTTACAGCTGAATATAATTTTGTTCAATCGAGCCCAAAAGAATCCAAAAACTAAATGTCTTTCTTTAAATACAGCAAACTTGCAAAATTCCTTTTAAATTTTGGATCTATGATGAGTAACAttgttctgtacaaaaaaacaaatcaaactattttatttccttgatttctgtttattgtttttgtcagcttGGCTTGCGAATGCTTTGACAGGGACACCCCTGTACTATTAGTTACAAGTCCAGCTCTAGATGTCTTACAACCCCTTACAGATCCAGTTTTGTTTGcaagtatttttgtcattaCACTTCACAAGTATACACAACAGTACTTATTTTCAGTCTGATAGTTGAAATTCAACTAGCAGACCAAAGTATTCAAGTGTATACTTTGGTAAAGCACAGCAGTTACTAAGCTTGGTTGGAGAGAAAAACACCTAAATAAGAACCCCAGGGAACAGTGTGGTGATGTTTTTCACCACATGCTTGTTAAGGTCCTGCAAGGTCAGCTGGCAGCCTTAATCAGCAGACACACTCCAACGTGTGTCAGGCAGCAGTGGTAATTTAATGCCAAATGTTCTGCTGTGTGCCTGGAGTAGCAGCAGCATCAGCCAGCGCTCTCATGTCCATAATGCAGTCCTCCAGATGAACATACCCTTGTTAGGAAAAACACAGCAGTCATCTAGTGAAGCTCTGAGCAGCTCCAACTCTACAGCAGTTACGTAAAATTGATGTTTTAAAGACAGAAGCAAAATGATTCCTGTTGGTGTCAAAATGAACCGCCGCAGGAAACCACTGGTATCACACTCAGCTTTTAAAATTGTTATCATAACTGGGATTTATACAGTAGCattgtgtaataaatatttcagctttcGTTGAGATTCTTATTATACGATTTACCCTCTGCTGCATTCCTATCCTGAAACGTTCACAGATGTATTCTTGATCTGTTATCCACAGTTCTCCCTGCAGTC
Above is a window of Xiphophorus hellerii strain 12219 chromosome 18, Xiphophorus_hellerii-4.1, whole genome shotgun sequence DNA encoding:
- the trmt9b gene encoding putative tRNA methyltransferase 9B, with amino-acid sequence MMEEAASQLERDHVHSVYDKIAPYFNDSRYKAWPKVRQFLLDLPPGSIVADIGCGNGKYLHINKEVFKLGCDVCRPLVDFAWSQGHEVQMCDGLRLPYRDGCFDAVLSIAVIHHFSTKERRIRAIKEMARTLRVGGRIMIYVWAMEQKRRKFEKQDIFVPWNPNPHLSSAFNRDDAKPRRRAAAQSVSEAIDNTENYRKVRSTSSVADEEDVTQTVPQQRTQRLWFFSRSLDSVFDFGSLAISWPSSRDLRHLSSATGENEGNKPNQRARGRGLIKQVSSFFSPPSVIGSEEDVFDSDTDLQKDPNDPGGTSNPTNNNGKENQGVSVSLAQECGSLALPDLISLQQENLRQSEDQSVREPIGTGQQEGTQSSEEQVEVSCLRYYHVFREGELAELIEHNVEELHVTQNYFDHANWCVVAEKVQLWKI